Part of the Capricornis sumatraensis isolate serow.1 chromosome 9, serow.2, whole genome shotgun sequence genome, TGAAGGACATTAACGACAACCCTCCCGTGTTCTCTCTCAGAGAACAAAAGCTGATGATTTCTGAATCTAAACAACCTGACTCTCGGTTTCCTCTAGAGGGAGCTTCTGATGCGGATATAGGAGAGAATGCTCAATTGACCTACAGACTAAGCAAAAATGAGTACTTTTCTTTAGAATTACCAATAAATAGTAAGCCGACTAAAAAACTGTCACTTACGTTAAAGAAGTCTTTAGACAGAGAGAAAATTCCGGAATTTAATTTACTACTGACGGCTGCAGATGGAGGGAAACCCGAGCTCACTGGCACTGTTCAACTCTTCATCCGCGTCTTGGATATTAACGACAATGATCCGGAATTTGAACAATCAGAATACAGGGTGAGACTGATGGAAAACTCAGCTAAAGAAACTCTTGTGATACAGTTAAATGCCACAGATGAAGATGAAGGAGTCAATGGGGAGGTAACATACTCCTTAATGTCAATTAAGCCCAATGGAAAACCTTTATTTACACTAGATGAAAATAACGGAGAAGTGAAGGTCAATGGAACTTTAGACTATGAAGAAAACAAGTTTTATGAAATTGAAGTACAGGCCACAGATAAGGGGAATCCCCCAATGGCAGGTCACTGTACAGTCTGGGTTGAAATCTTAGATGCCAATGATAACGCCCCTGAAATCACTGTCACTTCCCTGTCTCTACCAGTACGAGAGGACACTCAGCCAAGCACTGTCATTGCGCTTATCAGTGTATCTGATCGAGACTCTGGGGACAATGGACAGGTAATCTGCTTTCTAACGCCCAACGTCCCCTTCAAGATCGTGTCCACGTTCAAGAACTATTATTCACTAGTGCTGGATGGCACCCTGGACCGTGAGAGCGTGTCTGTCTATAAGTTGGTGGTAACAGCGCGGGACGGGGGCTCGCCTTCACTGTCGGCCACAGCCAGCGTGTCCGTAGAGGTGGCCGACGTGAACGACAACGCGCCCGCGTTCGCGCAGCCACAGTACACAGCGTTCGTGAAGGAGAACAACCCGCCCGGCTGCCACATCTTCACCGTGTCGGCGCGGGACGCGGACGCGCAGGAGAACGCGCTGGTGTCCTACTCGCTAGTGGAGCGGCGGGTGGGCGAGCGCGCGCTGTCGAGCTACGTGTCGGTGCACGCAGAGAGCGGCAAGGTGTACGCGCTGCAGCCGCTGGACCACGAGGAGCTGGAGCTGCTGCAGTTCCAGGTGAGCGCGCGCGACGCGGGCGTGCCGCCCCTGGGCAGCAACGTGACCCTGCAGGTGTTCGTGCTGGACGAGAATGACAACGCACCTGCGCTGCTGCCGCCCGGGCCAGGTGGAGGACCCAGCGCGCTGAGCCAGGTGGTACTGAGGTCCGTGGACCCGGGCCACGTGGTGGCGAAGGTACGCGCGGTGGACGCCGACTCGGGCTACAACGCGTGGCTGTCGTACGAGCTGCTGCCGGCCGCGGGTGGCGCACGCAGCCCGTTCCGCGTGGGGCTGTACACCGGCGAGATCAGCACGACGCGCGCCCTGGACGAGGCGGACGCGCCGCGCCAGCGCCTGCTGGTGCTAGTGAAGGACCACGGCGAGCCGGCGCTGACGGCCACGGCCACCGTGCTGCTGTCGCTGGAGGACAGCGGCCAGGCGCCCAAGGCCTCTTCGCGGGCGTCGTCTGGTGCGGCCGGCGCAGAGACGGCATTAGTGGATGTGAACGTGTACCTGATCATCGCCATCTGCGCGGTGTCCAGCCTGTTGGTGCTCACGCTGCTGCTGTACACGGCGCTGCGGTGCTCGGCGCCGCCCAGCGAGGGCGCGTGCGGGCCGGTGAAGCCCAGACTGGTGTGCTCCAGCGCGGTGGGGAGCTGGTCTTTCTCTCAAGAGAGGCGGCAGAGGGTGTGCTCTGGGGAGGGGCCGCCCAAGACCGACCTCATGGCCTTCAGCCCCAGTCTACCTCCGGGTCTGGATAGAGAAGTCGGGGAAGAAAGGCAGGAGGCAGGATCACATCATTCTGGTCTGGTGAGTTCTATAGATCCTTCCCCTCTTCTTGAAGTTTatgttaattgttttaaaaaaaatccagtttatTTCATGGATGTCTTATACTTCGAGTAACCTTTAAAGAACGTTAGCGAAATGCCAAAGGATACACACATCCTATTTTAATCATACAAAGTATTATGCTTTTTAGCCAGTAAATACCCTATTTCTCCTAATCTTTTGTAAGAACATGTTAAAAAAGATTCAAGAATGACTTTGTCATAACTTTATTAGAAATAATTTCTTACTTTCAACTCATCTACCCAAATCACTTCATCATCTTTAATCCTAATTATTGTAATcactatggatttttaaaattttactcatcctctttgcttttttaaacaaGTTTTAGGTTTGAGACTTTCACATTATTAGACCAATGACTTTTGTCACTTCAGTCTTCTACCAAAAATTAACACTGTTAATTAGTTCtgaaaggattttcttttctttcttttcttttcttttttttttgttttgaacatTCATCATACATATATTGTACATTAAATAATCCTCAGCCTTTCTTCTAACAATAAGATAAAACCTGTTTTCATATTATTTGTGGTAAAAGAATGCAGCCTTTTGTCTTAGTGTGCTTATTTCATTGAAATAATATAACttaaattcctgtccatttttaattttgtaattttgttttctgaattggGGAGAAATTTGTCTACTACGTACTGAAACAAAGCTCCCAGGTTTATGCTGCCAGAGTAACAAGGCAAATAAGGTTATTAATACTCTTGAATCAAGTCATTCAAACTTGCTAAAGGCATGCATATAGGCCTATAACATCGGCAATATATGCTAGTTGGCATTATTTCCTAAGTTTCTGGATTTATCTAGACAGAAAAAGTTAATTCTATCAAAGTGAAGCCTATTAACATTtatcaatttctttcattttaaatttcctatCCTTAAGTGCTTTATTGCTGGCATTTGTAAAAGTGTCTTTCCATGTAGTATACCCATGTATATACATGCCCATGTACCATATCTGAAGATTCTAGCAAAAATCATTTGCCTCTAGGTCATCCTTCTAATTCAGTGGTTCTTAGCCACATGTAGGATGGTGGAATTGCTGACCTCTTTTGAGAAGCTGATGAAAGTCATTCTCCCTTTAAAATCACACAGCAAACCCTTGGGATAATAGTCAAGGACTCCATGCTGAAGCTCATCCTTGGGCCTCTATTTATAAAACTTTGTATCTCAGGATTAATTGTCTAAAAACATTCTTTATTCAAAATTAGTCaataagattaaaatataaaatatttcaggctCAAAAGTAATTAATCATATCATTTATGAaagtttataaatataaataaatgtgaatgTTAGGTAGGGCATGTATTATTACCCATATCCAAACTAACTTCTTGGAATGACTCaacatcattttaatttaatataaaacatattgGAATGTTTTAAGTACAGGTTAAAAGTTTGCAAATTGTTACTATTGCATAATATATAAGCAATCAATACTCATTTTAGATAATTCCAAGTTGTGTAGATTAATTTCTACAAATTTAGTGTCTTTtatacttaatttaaaatttaagattacATTCTAGAATGGAAAATtgttatttcattctattttgtaGTTTGATTAAGTATTGAGCTAACTTTGGATTTTTCTATCTGTTTAATCATTTAATTATGTCTAACAGTGAGCGAGGATGCATTGCATCTCCTGAATACATTACAGTAAGGTTCCTTGTGAATTATGGTACATTCACATTTTTTGAAAATGgaagatataaaatgaataagcttGATGGTGATAGACAGTTTGAATAGTCCCATAGCATCAAAATTCAAATATGTGTTTCATTAATTCAGAGTGAGTGTGGTAGTTGATTTAAGTTATTTTATGCTTGTAGAATCATTCTTGGTTATTATTTTCTGGCTCTTTAAAAGTTTCACTTCTCAGTATTTTTATTATGCATTAAAAGAATGGTGAGAAATTATTGGTTTAAAGAttctgatttaaatttaaatgagctTCTAAATAATATGCTTACTCTTTTTTTTACAACTAGCTGTAAGATCTtatctgtgttttgttttcccttaaaGCTAGTCTTGAATTACTGaataaaatattgagaaatatttTGATTCTCCCTTGAATCATAGTCACCATTGTGGTCTTCTGAAGAGAAGCTTATTTTATATAACTACTAACTGGCCCAGAAGGAAGGATATAGAGGGAAACTAAATGGTCACTATGAAGTTCATATTCTTTTGACTTTAGTCAATGAGATTGGGCTCCAAAACATTTCATGAGATCTTTGTCAGATTAGTGCTCTACTACCACTTCAGAATACCATGAACTTTGGAGGTTTTGACTCAACATTTTACATGAAAATACTTTAATCCTGCTAGAGTAAAATATTCTAGAATCTGCACCCACAATTCATTTTTCAACATATTATAAGAATGATACCAGTTGTATGAAAAGTCATCACATGTGAGCATCAAGGAACCAAAAATAACATCTTCCATATTTATGATGAATTCTAATATTGGCcatatttatgaataaaatagtttatatgaatgaaatattttctcctttactAGACAAGGAAATTCTTGACTTTCTCATAAAGACTTAGAATGAAGTGCTTGTGAAGGATGAAAATCATTATGAATGTGAATTGCAAGCAATATAAGAGCCAGGGCGGtgttttcagtcatgtccgactctttgcgaccctatgcacttgtagcctgccagattcctctgtccatgaaatgttccaggcaagaatactggagtgggttgccatttcctactccagggcatcttctccactcagggatcaaacccaagtctcttgcatctcctgcactggcaggtggattctttaccactttgtcacctgggaagcccaatggcaGGGATGATGTATattattcttcattttattttccatgataGCTAGCTAACGAGTAACTTCTGACATGCAACatttcaataattattttgtGATATACTTTGAAGCAGAATCATTTTAAAAACCGAAGTATAATAGAAGTATTTGTGCTTTGttaagaatattatatatatattaaataaataggcATTTGCAAATGATCCATGAAACTATTCAAAAAGTTTATACAGATTTAAAGTGAACCCAGAAGTGGCTAAACCAAAAAGAACCCCAGGATCTTTCTTGTACTTACATAATCAGTCACATGATGTCGCTGTATACTCAAAAGGTGAAAAGGGAAAACTCTCCAAGTCCAGATTCCAACAATCCACAGAATAGGATAGACTCCATATTGACCGGAAAGCTGGGTAAAATTTACTGAAGGTATACTTACAGAAAGGGAGACTGGTCTTAAATGTTCGCAGGCGAACTATCCCTTAAAACTGACAGTCTCACCTCAGAGATCCCTTTATCTGCAATGGTGTTTTCTTGGCGAGGAGGCTTCGAAACTCGGCGCCTGCTACTCTCGCTTCTGCTCCTCGCAGCCTGGGAGTCGGGGAGCGGCCAGGTCCATTACTCGGTTCCCGAGGAGGCAAAACACGGCACCTTCGTGGGCCGCATCGCCCAGGACCTAGGACTGGAGCTGGCGGAGCTGGTGCCCCGCCTGTTCCGGGTGGCGTCCAAAGGCCGCGGGGATCTTCTGGAGGTAAATCTGCAGAATGGCATTTTGTTTGTGAATTCTCGGATCGACCGGGAAGAGCTGTGCGGGCGGAGCGCGGAGTGCAGCATCCACCTGGAGGTGATCGTGGACCGGCCGCTGCAGGTATTCCATGTGGAGGTGGAGGTGAAGGACATTAACGACAATCCTCCAGTATTCAGAGGAGAACAAAAGGTACTCATTTCTGAATCTGCGCCTTTGGAGTCTCGTTTTCCTCTAGAGGGCGCTTCTGATGCGGATATCGGCCTAAACTCCCTCCTGACCTATAGGTTAAGTTTAAATGAGTATTTTACTCTTAAACTAATAACGAAAACTGACAAAAGTATACTGCCTGAACTCATTCTTCGGAAGTCATTGGATAGAGAAGAAATACCAGAACTTAATATGTTGCTGACCGCTCTGGATGGCGGTAAACCCCAGCTGACAGAATCTGTTCAGATTCAAATAACCATCCTGGATGTTAATGACAATGCTCCTGAGTTTGATAAGCCTGGCTATAAAGTGGTGCTGTTTGAAAATGTCCCAAACGGCACCAGAATCATTCAACTAAACGCTTCTGATCTAGACGAAGGACCAAACAGAGAAATTTCCTATGGAATCAGAATGATTCTGCCACTGAGtgagaaatgtatgtttttaataaatcCACAAACAGGTGAAATTAGAATTTACGGGAAACTGGATTTTGAAGAGAATAATGAGTATGAAATCCAGGTTAACGCCATTGATAAAGGGATTCCGCCCATGGCTGGTCATTGCACGGTCCTGGTGGAAGTTCTAGACCTGAATGACAATACCCCTGAGGTAATGATCACTTCGTTGTCGCTCCCAGTGCGGGAGGACGCTCAGGTGGGCACTGTCATCGCCTTGATCAGCGTGTCCGACTGTGACTCCGGCGCCAATGGGCAGGTGACCTGCTCACTCACACCACCGCATATCCCCTTCAAGCTGGTGTCCACCTTCAAGAATTACTATTCGCTAGTGCTGGACAGCGTCCTGGACCGCGAGAGTGCGTCGAACTATGAGGTGGTGGTGACAGCGAGGGACGGGGGCTCACCTTCTCTGTCGGCCACTGCCAGCGTGTCCGTGGAGGTGGCCGACGTGAACGACAACGCGCCCGCGTTCGAGCAGCCAGAGTACACGGTGTTTGTGAAGGAGAACAACCCGCCCGGCTGCCACATCTTTACCGTGTCTGCGCGAGACGCGGACGCGCAGGAGAACGCGCTGGTGTCCTACTCGCTGGTGGAGCGGCGGGTGGGCGAGCGCGCGCTGTCGAGCTACGTGTCGGTGCACGCGGAGAGCGGCAAGGTGTACGCGCTGCAGCCGCTGGACCACGAGGAGCTGGAGCTGCTGCAGTTCCAGGTGAGCGCGCGCGACGCAGGCGTGCCGCCCCTGGGCAGCAGTGTGACGCTGCAGGTGTTTGTGTTGGATGAGAACGACAACGCGCCTGCGCTGCTGCCGCCCGGGCCAGGAGGAGGCCCCAGCGCGGTGAGCCAGGTGGTGGTGCAGTCGGTGGGCGCAGGCCACGTGGTGGCGAAGGTGCGCGCGGTGGACGCCGACTCGGGCTACAACGCGTGGCTGTCGTACGAGCTGCAGCCGGCGGCGGGTGGCGCGAGCAGCCTGTTCCGCGTGGGGCTGTACACCGGCGAGATCAGCACGACGCGCGCCCTGGACGAGGCGGACGCGCCGCGCCAGCGCCTGTTGGTGCTGGTGAAGGACCACGGCGAGCCGGCGCTGACGGCCACGGCCACCGTGCTGCTGTCGCTGGAGGACAGCGGCCAGGCGCCCAAGGCCTCTTCGCGGGCGTTGTCTGGTGCAGCTGGCGCAGAGACGGCGTTAGTGGATGTGAACGTGTACCTGATCATCGCCATCTGCGCAGTGTCCAGCCTGTTTGTGCTCACGCTGCTGCTGTACACGGCGCTGCGGTGCTCGGCGCCGCCCAGCGAAGGCACGTGCGGGCCGGTGAAGCCCAGGCTTGTGTGCTCCAGCGCGGTGGGGAGCTGGTCTTTCTCTCAAGAGAGGCGGCAGAGGGTGTGCTCTGGGGAGGGGCCGCCCAAGACCGACCTCATGGCCTTCAGCCCCTGTCTTCCAGCATCTGGAGAAGATTGTTTAAATCCTTCCAGTGAAGTAAGTCCTTGATATCATTTAAGTATGTTAgtcattttgtagttttcatgtATTAGCCCAAATTttcaagcattcagttcagtcgcgtgactcttctcgaccccatggatgccaggctttcctgtccatcaccagctgccaAAGCTTGctgaaacttatgtccattgaatcggtgatgccatccaagcatctcatcctctgtcgtccccttgtccttctgccttcactctttcccagcattccattttatcttttccaattattttcAGCATTTCAAGCATTAAATAATTGGAGAGGATAAAATGGAGGCCACAGATAACCAGATTTAAAGTTTCCTGGctttataatttttcatattatctATGAATTTCTAGCCTTTAAAGAAATAAGTACATTCGAATAAAAACTAAGTtctgataaatttattttaaatttgtactcaatttcataattaaatgaaatttgCAAGGTTAGTGTAGAGAGTTCCCAGATATCATAAACTAGATTCCTTTACTGCTCTTTACTTGCATAGACTTGTAAAATATTCTTCTTGATCACCAATCTAGTTGCAGTACAATCCCCTTTCCAGTAttgtaacaataataaaaattgttATCAATTCAAAAGTGAGTAATTTATGTTATTGCTCCCATAGAGtaccttctttctttccattgtgATTGGCTACAGTACTGTtgttatttacataaaatatgccatttaaaatattgtaattcTATCTAAACCAGGATGCACCTTATAATTAATGGTTTATAACAACTGATTCTTTTTCTTGGTAGCACACAAATAATGACACATCTTACAATTAGTAACATTTCTTTGATTCCGTAAAATATAAGAATAGTTATTCACGACTtgtctggtggcccagtggctaagactctgcattcccaaagCAGGAagactggatttgatccctggtctgggacccagcacaaccaaagaaTATTTATCGCCCCCTATTTTTTCCAGGACCTGTTCTAAGATCTTTaattgtattatctcatttagttaTGAAATCACCCCTACAGTGCAGGTACAATATTATTAGCATTCTACTGATAAGAAGTCTGAAACTTAAGCCACATAGATTGTGCAAAGTGACTCAAACCCAGTTTTGGAGGATCATCAACCCATTATGGCATGCTACTGCTCTGATACAATTATCAGGTGAATCTTCTAAAAGTGTATTTTACATCTTGTAATTTTCTTCCACACAAAGCctttccagagtgttttttaatgTGAAGGAAAGAAGTAAGTAAAGAGGGAGATACTGAAAATCAGACAGGCAGAGAAGGAATGAAGatgaaaaatgaatgagaatAGAGAAAATAAGACAGTAGGGTTGGCCTTAAAGGTGGCATGATTTTTCCTTAGTAGTGAATGAGTAATGGAGAATATAAAGAGAAATGTTGACATAAGAAGAGAGCCATTGAGTTTGTATTTGATGACTTATCTTTCTGGGTAAGTCATCTGAGAACCACATGGTTGGAATGAGGTTGGGAatttgagaaaaaagaagaaagtatggAAGAATCTCTATGGGCAGAAATTATGAATTCACTTGAGGGGTCAATTGAGGTAAAGGTGAGCATAAACTTGTAGAGAATATAGTAATGTTAAGTGGCTAATGAACTGAGGAGTTCAATAGAAAGCATGGAGAAAATGAATAGTTAGGCTGCATATTGAAAGctaaagaaaatgttaaagagGGGTGATATAAGAAGATATGCACCCATAGGGTATCTGAAAgggcatgttttattttttaaagttttaatttgtgttggagtatagccaataaacaatgttgtgatagtttcaggtagacagcaaagggattcagttatacatacacatgtgtccattctcccccaaactcccctcccatccaggctgccacataatattgagcagtgttccctgtgctatgcagtaggttcttgttggttatccattttaaatattgcagtgtgtacatgtcaatagCAAACTCCTGAACTATTGGAAAGGCATGTTTTAAACGCTTGACTGTGTAGTCTAGGTTAGATTGAGAGGTAAAAAAGACAAGTTGGGGCCTGATGCATAAAAACAATTAGAATCAAGAAACTATTCCCATTATAAAAGTAAAGGTGTGTTAATAAAAGTAATGGAGCAATGAGGAGAATGATGGTGAGAGAATATCAAATACTCACATTTTCAGAGGGGAGCAAAGATTCAGAAATGAACCCAGCTCTTATTTCCCGCAGAGCTGGGCACAAAACAGGCAAGAGAGTTATGGAGCTATACTCTTTCTTTCCTAGCCCTGTTGGCACGGAACTTGGTGACTTGGTAAAGATAAAAGTAAgattccctccctttcttccttgctaGAGGTGTGTTAACATCTGTATCTACTTCTTGTTACTTGGAAAATCAGAGTCAACTTAAATGATAGTAGGAAATTCCCCAGTAATGGTATAAgttagggagaaagaaaagggaagtttAACCTACTGGTAGTAATTTCATTTTTAGCAAATACATGAGATACTAGTTCTTGGCATGttttatacaaagaaaatccAGGACTTCAAAGTATTGTTTTATCTAAATGGTCAATATTGTGTGTTTATgtacatacacactcacatacaaaCATATTTACATTGATAGACATTTTCTtccaatacaaatattttatccaaATTTACAATCATGTTTGGGGGAagttaaaaatattgtatttattgaaaatctgGTATATCAGTTACCGAATTTTCcatgttcatttatttcattcttatgtGATTCATTATGTTTCTGTTTGGAGTCAAGGGAGTTGTGTGAGTAGGTCTCAAAAATATTACAGGAAAAGGACAGTCCCACAAAGCTATGAATAACTATAGTCTGATTTCCAAAAGCGAATGTGGACTACTACCTCTTTTTACAAATTCTGCACTACGTTTTACACATGCAAAAATGTTTTTGTGGAAAGATGGAACTCATCAACCGATTTCAACTAGAAGCCAATGCTGAACAGAATACAGTGATTTACTGTTGCTGGAGAGAAAAACATTTAATCTTCCATTACGTATTTGCAGTGAAAAATGTCATGAAatgcaagaagaaaaaataaatccctTACGGCAACGAAAATTATGAACTGAGTCGTTATTACACTTACACATTCATGCGCATGGTGTCGCTCTTCACTGAAAAGAATTCCGCGAAGAAAGCGCCTCCGCTCCTTCCTTCTTGGAGAAAATTGGCAGATAGTGGAAAACCGCCGTGAATCCTCCCGCAATAGAAGGCCGTAAAATTAGACCTGGAGGGGCATTTGAAGTAAGGTAGCCTATAGACTTCAGATATCTCTGAAGGCTTTTGAGTGTACCATGCTGTTTTCCTGGAGAGAAGGCCCAGGAGCTCAGCTTTTGCTGCTCGCTCTTCTGCTCCTTGCAGCCTGGGAGTCGGGGAGCGGCCAGGTCCATTACTCGGTTCCCGAGGAGGCAAAACACGGCACCTTCGTGGGCCGCATCGCCCAGGACCTAGGACTGGAGCTGGCGGAGCTGGTGCCCCGCCTGTTCCGGGTGGCGTCCAAAGGCCGCGGGGATCTTCTGGAGGTAAATCTGCAGAATGGCATTTTGTTTGTGAATTCTCGGATCGACCGGGAAGAGCTGTGCGGGCGGAGCGCGGAGTGCAGCATCCATCTGGAGGTGATCGTGGACCGGCCGCTGCAGGTGTTCCATGTGGAGGTGGAAGTTACAGATATTAACGACAACCCGCCTGTGTtcccagaaagtgaaaaaagaataatCATTGCTGAATCTAGACCTCCGGAAACT contains:
- the LOC138086304 gene encoding protocadherin alpha-11-like; translation: MSATQRSGLGNGRLLLSLLLLAAWEAGSGQVHYSVPEEAKHGTFVGRIAQDLGLELTDLVPRLFRVASKGRGDLLEVNLQNGILFVNSRIDREELCGRSAECSIHLEVIVDRPLQVFHVEVEVKDINDNPPVFSLREQKLMISESKQPDSRFPLEGASDADIGENAQLTYRLSKNEYFSLELPINSKPTKKLSLTLKKSLDREKIPEFNLLLTAADGGKPELTGTVQLFIRVLDINDNDPEFEQSEYRVRLMENSAKETLVIQLNATDEDEGVNGEVTYSLMSIKPNGKPLFTLDENNGEVKVNGTLDYEENKFYEIEVQATDKGNPPMAGHCTVWVEILDANDNAPEITVTSLSLPVREDTQPSTVIALISVSDRDSGDNGQVICFLTPNVPFKIVSTFKNYYSLVLDGTLDRESVSVYKLVVTARDGGSPSLSATASVSVEVADVNDNAPAFAQPQYTAFVKENNPPGCHIFTVSARDADAQENALVSYSLVERRVGERALSSYVSVHAESGKVYALQPLDHEELELLQFQVSARDAGVPPLGSNVTLQVFVLDENDNAPALLPPGPGGGPSALSQVVLRSVDPGHVVAKVRAVDADSGYNAWLSYELLPAAGGARSPFRVGLYTGEISTTRALDEADAPRQRLLVLVKDHGEPALTATATVLLSLEDSGQAPKASSRASSGAAGAETALVDVNVYLIIAICAVSSLLVLTLLLYTALRCSAPPSEGACGPVKPRLVCSSAVGSWSFSQERRQRVCSGEGPPKTDLMAFSPSLPPGLDREVGEERQEAGSHHSGLVSSIDPSPLLEVYVNCFKKNPVYFMDVLYFE
- the LOC138086305 gene encoding protocadherin alpha-12-like, which codes for MVFSWRGGFETRRLLLSLLLLAAWESGSGQVHYSVPEEAKHGTFVGRIAQDLGLELAELVPRLFRVASKGRGDLLEVNLQNGILFVNSRIDREELCGRSAECSIHLEVIVDRPLQVFHVEVEVKDINDNPPVFRGEQKVLISESAPLESRFPLEGASDADIGLNSLLTYRLSLNEYFTLKLITKTDKSILPELILRKSLDREEIPELNMLLTALDGGKPQLTESVQIQITILDVNDNAPEFDKPGYKVVLFENVPNGTRIIQLNASDLDEGPNREISYGIRMILPLSEKCMFLINPQTGEIRIYGKLDFEENNEYEIQVNAIDKGIPPMAGHCTVLVEVLDLNDNTPEVMITSLSLPVREDAQVGTVIALISVSDCDSGANGQVTCSLTPPHIPFKLVSTFKNYYSLVLDSVLDRESASNYEVVVTARDGGSPSLSATASVSVEVADVNDNAPAFEQPEYTVFVKENNPPGCHIFTVSARDADAQENALVSYSLVERRVGERALSSYVSVHAESGKVYALQPLDHEELELLQFQVSARDAGVPPLGSSVTLQVFVLDENDNAPALLPPGPGGGPSAVSQVVVQSVGAGHVVAKVRAVDADSGYNAWLSYELQPAAGGASSLFRVGLYTGEISTTRALDEADAPRQRLLVLVKDHGEPALTATATVLLSLEDSGQAPKASSRALSGAAGAETALVDVNVYLIIAICAVSSLFVLTLLLYTALRCSAPPSEGTCGPVKPRLVCSSAVGSWSFSQERRQRVCSGEGPPKTDLMAFSPCLPASGEDCLNPSSEVSP